One genomic segment of Candidatus Fukatsuia endosymbiont of Tuberolachnus salignus includes these proteins:
- the traF gene encoding type-F conjugative transfer system pilin assembly protein TraF, with protein MRCQILILPLVLSTLSYPLLAQIAEIQHSDRHAPQGWHWYNETQDNDVESAPIRPMLTPSQQKKRLQQATQAALDTAILYPTPENFRHYMTWQNFWTAKAGEFSQMAKQAMLKYPDLDYNLQYSHYNGTVKAQLVGDREKEKTAISALALRYGVFFFYRGRQDIDGQMARVIKNFVQENRLALIPVSVDGVINPVLPRSRQDQGHSQRMGIVHFPALFLVDPKDQNYQPLAYGFMTQDALARQFLAVATGFKPNF; from the coding sequence ATGCGCTGTCAAATATTGATCCTGCCATTAGTACTGAGCACGCTAAGTTATCCTCTATTGGCACAGATCGCTGAAATTCAACATTCTGATAGGCATGCCCCGCAAGGGTGGCACTGGTATAACGAAACACAGGACAATGATGTTGAATCTGCGCCGATTCGCCCGATGTTGACGCCCTCTCAGCAAAAAAAGCGGTTGCAGCAAGCCACTCAAGCCGCTCTGGACACGGCGATTTTATACCCGACGCCGGAGAATTTTAGACATTACATGACCTGGCAGAATTTTTGGACAGCGAAAGCCGGTGAGTTCAGTCAAATGGCGAAACAAGCGATGCTGAAATACCCCGATCTGGATTACAACCTGCAATACAGTCACTACAACGGCACAGTGAAAGCCCAATTAGTCGGTGATCGTGAAAAAGAAAAAACAGCGATTTCGGCATTGGCCTTGCGCTATGGTGTGTTTTTCTTTTATCGAGGTAGGCAAGACATTGATGGCCAGATGGCGAGGGTGATAAAAAACTTTGTGCAGGAAAACCGATTGGCACTGATTCCCGTTTCGGTGGATGGCGTGATTAACCCGGTATTGCCGCGTAGCCGTCAGGACCAGGGTCACAGTCAGCGTATGGGGATCGTCCATTTCCCCGCCCTGTTTTTAGTCGATCCTAAAGATCAAAATTATCAGCCCTTAGCATATGGCTTTATGACTCAAGATGCGCTGGCGCGGCAATTTCTGGCGGTTGCCACGGGTTTTAAGCCAAACTTTTAA
- the trbI gene encoding type-F conjugative transfer system protein TrbI yields MANNSVTQVKVIIPKKVDKKWSKRRRRCVKPVSIVIAGMMALNAAVALLLIQWQSPVIVTFDMKETVDSFMDQSAKTRLSPAQTDPLVDRFTHALNASLAEYQKTQQAIILVTPAVVSGAHDITTTIQQDIARRMRSGSNK; encoded by the coding sequence ATGGCCAACAATAGCGTAACTCAGGTTAAAGTGATAATCCCTAAAAAAGTAGATAAAAAATGGAGCAAACGTCGTCGTCGTTGTGTCAAGCCGGTATCTATCGTGATCGCTGGCATGATGGCACTGAATGCCGCGGTTGCGTTGTTGCTGATCCAGTGGCAATCGCCGGTCATTGTGACCTTTGATATGAAAGAGACAGTCGACAGCTTTATGGATCAAAGTGCTAAAACACGCTTGTCACCGGCGCAAACGGACCCATTGGTGGACCGTTTTACTCATGCACTGAACGCGAGCCTGGCGGAATATCAAAAAACGCAGCAAGCGATCATTTTAGTGACGCCTGCTGTGGTCAGTGGCGCACATGATATTACCACCACGATTCAGCAAGATATTGCCCGCCGTATGCGGTCAGGCAGTAACAAATGA
- the trbB gene encoding type-F conjugative transfer system pilin assembly thiol-disulfide isomerase TrbB, whose protein sequence is MKCFLMLALLLTGVVHASTWDDIAALDAIKMQTTREETKPMIARWFRLSNGRQVNLNHWKLVLFMQSACMYCQHFDPMLRKWSAESGLSVFPYNLDGQGDVAYPHALPAPPAVIAEFFQHGMPIATPTTFLVNVNTMETFPLIQGAVDKSKWIARLDAVFQMALNKGMQ, encoded by the coding sequence ATGAAATGTTTCCTGATGCTGGCTTTGTTGTTAACCGGCGTGGTTCATGCGTCGACGTGGGATGACATTGCAGCGCTGGATGCTATAAAAATGCAGACGACCCGGGAGGAAACGAAGCCTATGATAGCCCGTTGGTTCCGTTTATCAAATGGTCGTCAGGTTAACCTGAATCACTGGAAACTGGTGTTATTTATGCAATCAGCTTGCATGTATTGCCAGCATTTTGATCCGATGCTTCGTAAGTGGTCAGCCGAATCAGGCTTATCTGTTTTCCCGTACAACCTGGATGGACAAGGTGATGTGGCTTATCCCCATGCCTTGCCCGCCCCGCCCGCGGTGATAGCTGAATTTTTTCAACATGGCATGCCGATTGCGACACCCACCACCTTCTTAGTGAACGTCAATACGATGGAAACCTTTCCTTTAATTCAAGGGGCGGTAGATAAGTCCAAATGGATTGCCCGTTTGGATGCCGTTTTTCAGATGGCGTTAAATAAAGGCATGCAATAA
- the trbC gene encoding type-F conjugative transfer system pilin assembly protein TrbC, whose translation MSILLASQVMATDGASTQQFLEEQLKQSETGRSIEDFDFLQKLTILMQAQDQPFIDAMQQRQQQQGSGEIKPVAKALYFVSFSIPIEGLKQMVHDADQYPIPVTLRGLVNNDLRQTANAVLSLVKEGKRGGVQIDPVSFRTYGITAVPALVVTCQGHFDRVAGNIRLTAALKKVAESGQCAQTAQALLKTAADR comes from the coding sequence ATGAGTATCTTACTGGCGAGTCAGGTGATGGCGACGGATGGCGCGAGTACACAGCAATTCCTAGAAGAGCAACTGAAACAGAGCGAAACAGGGAGATCTATAGAGGATTTCGATTTTTTGCAAAAGCTTACCATCCTGATGCAGGCGCAAGACCAACCATTTATTGACGCTATGCAGCAACGCCAACAGCAGCAAGGGTCTGGTGAGATTAAGCCGGTAGCAAAAGCGCTGTATTTCGTGTCGTTTTCCATCCCAATCGAGGGGTTAAAACAGATGGTGCATGACGCTGATCAATACCCTATTCCGGTTACGCTCAGAGGGTTGGTGAATAACGACCTGCGTCAAACAGCCAATGCGGTGTTATCACTGGTAAAGGAAGGAAAGCGTGGGGGTGTCCAGATCGATCCTGTTTCATTTCGCACCTACGGTATCACCGCCGTACCAGCACTGGTTGTTACCTGTCAGGGACATTTTGATCGTGTAGCAGGCAATATTCGCCTAACCGCAGCGCTAAAAAAGGTGGCTGAATCGGGTCAATGCGCCCAAACCGCACAGGCTTTGTTAAAAACGGCGGCTGATCGATGA
- the traW gene encoding type-F conjugative transfer system protein TraW codes for MKRLWLTIILVYSTLVKAADLGTWGDLYPITEPDMLMTIYNRLHDMEQSGELAKQQAAFKQRVIKNSLRPAPVTGLTVAQEDSTHYVDPSFVVSQDMADHQGRIFAHTGERHNPLEFVPFVQTLYFIDADDPRQMAWLKQQKPATPVHKVILVKGDIRASTLALDTRIYFDQQGLMSRKFALTAVPARVTASKEGKRLRVETFAIKKPP; via the coding sequence ATGAAGCGGTTATGGCTGACCATCATTCTGGTTTATTCAACCCTTGTTAAAGCTGCTGATCTGGGTACCTGGGGAGATTTATATCCGATAACGGAGCCTGACATGCTGATGACCATTTATAACCGTCTGCACGACATGGAGCAGAGTGGTGAATTGGCCAAACAGCAGGCGGCCTTTAAACAGCGCGTGATTAAAAATAGCCTGCGACCTGCACCGGTAACGGGGCTGACAGTAGCGCAAGAAGACAGCACGCATTATGTCGATCCCTCTTTTGTTGTCAGCCAGGATATGGCTGACCATCAAGGTCGCATTTTTGCCCACACAGGTGAGCGGCATAACCCGCTGGAATTCGTGCCCTTTGTGCAAACCCTTTATTTTATCGATGCGGACGATCCGCGCCAAATGGCTTGGCTGAAACAGCAAAAACCCGCCACCCCAGTGCATAAAGTGATCCTGGTGAAAGGAGATATTAGAGCAAGCACTTTGGCACTCGATACCCGTATTTACTTTGACCAACAAGGGCTAATGAGCCGCAAATTTGCGCTTACTGCGGTACCTGCACGTGTGACGGCGTCAAAAGAGGGCAAACGTTTGCGCGTAGAGACCTTTGCCATCAAGAAGCCGCCATGA
- the traB gene encoding F-type conjugal transfer pilus assembly protein TraB, which yields MTNINAGVKRKQITLFITVVLGLSAVAGVGWYASRVSMKNEAQLSLIKAPAPDMTGVINATFDDKVQQNAIIESQAATQAIRQEMAAMRQQMDSLSSHRERDQKRISDLAHENDLLQRQLTALDNAPPDEPLPSTAFNQQGVSSPSAFYPGMGSAPQGQITYAPMPTMPNPGTVETTRFSYAESVMKPKLPYIPSGSFARSLVIEGADTNAAVTGPQNTAPMQFRLIGKVQLPNDREVDLTGCFVNAEAYGDVSSERAEVRTRSLSCHLGDDVIDQKIAGHVSFMGKNGIKGNVVMRNGKILGWAFGAGFVDGIGKGIEKAASPQVKSGDIATLSARDIVQSGMGGGASQAAKTLSDYYIKRAEQYHAVIPIGAGNEVTVVFQEGFQLETQEEVRLKKTNKIPPPPHDALGTPIAGAT from the coding sequence ATGACAAATATTAATGCAGGGGTGAAACGTAAACAGATAACCCTGTTTATCACCGTGGTACTGGGTTTGTCAGCTGTGGCGGGAGTAGGCTGGTATGCCTCTCGGGTATCGATGAAAAATGAGGCTCAACTGTCTTTGATTAAAGCGCCTGCGCCTGATATGACGGGGGTCATCAATGCGACCTTTGATGACAAAGTGCAACAAAATGCCATCATCGAATCTCAAGCTGCCACGCAGGCAATACGCCAAGAGATGGCGGCGATGCGCCAGCAGATGGATAGCTTATCAAGCCACCGTGAACGCGATCAAAAACGCATCAGCGATCTGGCGCATGAAAATGATCTTTTACAGCGTCAGTTAACGGCATTGGACAATGCGCCGCCTGATGAGCCTCTGCCCTCTACTGCGTTCAATCAACAAGGCGTCTCATCTCCTAGCGCGTTCTATCCTGGCATGGGCTCTGCTCCGCAAGGGCAAATAACGTATGCGCCCATGCCCACGATGCCCAATCCAGGCACGGTAGAAACCACCCGTTTTTCTTATGCTGAGTCGGTGATGAAACCCAAACTCCCCTATATCCCGTCAGGGAGTTTTGCGCGATCGCTGGTGATTGAGGGCGCCGATACTAATGCTGCGGTGACTGGTCCACAAAATACGGCACCGATGCAATTTCGTTTGATCGGAAAAGTACAACTGCCAAATGACCGTGAAGTAGATTTGACCGGCTGTTTTGTTAACGCCGAAGCCTACGGTGATGTTTCTAGTGAGCGAGCAGAAGTGCGTACGCGCAGCCTGAGTTGCCATCTTGGTGATGACGTCATCGACCAGAAAATTGCAGGTCATGTGAGCTTTATGGGCAAAAACGGCATTAAGGGTAATGTGGTGATGCGTAATGGCAAGATCCTAGGTTGGGCGTTTGGCGCCGGCTTTGTGGATGGGATTGGCAAGGGGATTGAAAAGGCGGCTTCACCCCAGGTTAAATCAGGGGACATCGCCACATTGAGTGCGCGTGATATCGTGCAATCGGGGATGGGCGGGGGGGCGAGTCAGGCCGCCAAAACACTGAGTGATTACTACATCAAACGTGCCGAGCAGTATCACGCCGTGATCCCTATTGGTGCAGGCAATGAAGTGACCGTGGTCTTTCAGGAAGGGTTTCAGCTGGAAACCCAAGAAGAAGTTCGACTGAAAAAGACCAATAAAATACCGCCACCGCCTCATGATGCACTCGGCACACCTATAGCAGGGGCGACATAA
- the traC gene encoding type IV secretion system protein TraC: MEPLLDTVKRLVQAFNTPDGATQANKTLAEMDYPQLSSLLPYRDYDAESGLYMNNASIGFMLQAVPLMGANEHIIQVLDDLVKSKLPRHTPIAFHFVSSKVIGEQIDAGIADFRWQGTQAEHFNRITQAFYHRAAQQHFSSPTHLPLTLRDYRLYLSYCQKTKKRDSATLMALTHLLKVIRASLDSAKIGTQSVSQTDFVNIISQMVNHRPDALYTDPINVSTYDDLNRQCVDSSLDIVVKPDHLSLTLNKPTGRKSCARVMNFMLESNPDLFFLWQGGDNISNLLSPDLSIASPFVMTFILEAEDQVNTQNEATRKFIDLDKKANSPYAKLFPSVGRQAKEWGELRERLNRNQSCVVRYFFNITTFCPDEDEAALICEQQVINTFKKNGLRLYSPRYMQMRNYLAMFPFVAGEGLWQDIKASGATCRAESTQVVNLLPIVADNRLCSRGLLAPSYRNQLAFLDIYGERLGNTNYNMAVTGTSGAGKTGLVQPILRSVLDSGGIVWVFDMGDGYKSFCENVGGVYLDGQSLKFNPFANISNINASGERIRDQLAVLASPNGTLDEVHEDLLLKAVIRAWKKKQKAARIDDVVDYLKTARNAPHYVNAERITGRMDEIIELLEKYSAQGIYGDYFNSDQPSLSDDARMVVLELGGLQDKPALLAAVMFSLIIYIEDKMYHSPRDQKKCCTIDEGWKLLNFKNAKVGAFIETGYRTVRRHLGSFITISQNIKDFDADDASTAAKAAWGNSAFKLVLKQDTAEFKAYNQSRPDQFSELERLVISRFGDAKAQWFSAFMLRINDSRSFHRLFVDPLSRAMFSSNGRDFEFIRDQRRKGVDIHAAVYALAQRNFPEEMEALELWPTIA, translated from the coding sequence ATGGAACCTTTACTCGATACGGTGAAGCGTTTGGTACAGGCATTTAACACGCCGGACGGTGCAACGCAGGCCAATAAAACCTTAGCTGAAATGGACTACCCACAGCTAAGCAGCCTGCTGCCTTACCGTGACTACGACGCGGAGAGTGGCTTGTATATGAATAACGCCTCTATCGGTTTTATGCTGCAAGCGGTGCCGCTGATGGGGGCCAATGAACACATCATTCAGGTATTGGATGACTTGGTCAAAAGCAAGTTACCGCGTCATACACCTATTGCCTTCCATTTCGTCTCCAGCAAGGTCATTGGTGAGCAAATTGACGCCGGTATTGCTGATTTCCGTTGGCAAGGCACGCAAGCGGAACATTTTAACCGTATTACTCAAGCATTTTATCACCGTGCCGCCCAGCAGCACTTTAGCAGCCCCACCCACTTACCGCTGACGCTGCGGGATTACCGCCTTTACCTCTCTTATTGCCAAAAAACGAAAAAACGAGACAGTGCCACCCTCATGGCGTTGACCCACTTGCTGAAAGTGATCCGGGCCTCGTTGGATTCAGCAAAGATTGGCACGCAATCCGTATCACAGACTGATTTTGTCAACATTATTAGCCAGATGGTCAATCATCGTCCCGATGCGCTTTACACGGATCCGATCAATGTCAGCACTTATGATGATCTTAATCGCCAGTGTGTAGACAGCAGTCTCGATATCGTCGTCAAGCCGGATCATCTGTCATTAACCCTGAATAAACCCACAGGGAGAAAATCTTGTGCACGGGTCATGAATTTCATGCTGGAGAGCAACCCTGATTTATTTTTCCTGTGGCAAGGCGGCGACAATATCAGCAATTTGCTCAGCCCTGACTTGAGTATTGCCAGTCCCTTTGTCATGACCTTTATCCTGGAAGCAGAAGATCAGGTTAACACGCAAAATGAAGCCACGCGTAAATTTATCGATCTGGATAAAAAGGCAAATTCCCCCTATGCCAAATTATTTCCCAGTGTGGGCAGACAAGCCAAAGAGTGGGGAGAGTTGCGTGAACGGTTAAACCGTAATCAATCTTGCGTGGTGCGGTATTTTTTCAATATCACGACCTTCTGCCCCGATGAGGATGAAGCTGCCTTGATTTGTGAACAACAGGTTATTAATACCTTTAAAAAAAATGGATTACGTCTGTATTCACCGCGCTATATGCAGATGCGTAATTACCTGGCGATGTTCCCTTTTGTGGCAGGAGAAGGGCTATGGCAAGACATTAAAGCCAGCGGCGCCACCTGTCGTGCTGAAAGTACTCAGGTGGTCAATCTTTTGCCCATCGTGGCGGATAACCGTTTGTGCTCTCGTGGCCTGCTGGCACCGTCTTATCGCAATCAACTGGCCTTCCTCGATATCTACGGTGAAAGACTCGGAAACACCAATTATAACATGGCAGTGACAGGGACCTCTGGGGCAGGCAAAACCGGTCTGGTACAGCCTATTTTACGTAGCGTACTGGATTCCGGTGGCATCGTATGGGTATTTGATATGGGGGACGGTTACAAATCATTTTGTGAAAATGTCGGTGGTGTGTACCTGGATGGACAATCGCTTAAATTTAATCCCTTTGCCAATATTAGTAATATCAATGCATCGGGTGAACGTATTCGTGATCAGTTGGCGGTGTTAGCCAGCCCGAATGGTACGCTAGATGAAGTGCATGAAGATTTATTGTTAAAAGCCGTGATACGTGCCTGGAAAAAAAAGCAAAAGGCAGCCCGTATTGATGATGTGGTGGATTACCTGAAAACCGCCCGCAATGCGCCCCATTACGTCAATGCCGAGCGTATTACCGGACGTATGGACGAAATTATCGAATTGTTGGAAAAGTACAGCGCACAGGGTATTTACGGCGATTATTTTAACAGTGATCAGCCTTCTCTGAGCGATGATGCCAGGATGGTAGTGCTGGAATTGGGCGGCTTGCAGGATAAGCCGGCGTTGCTGGCGGCGGTGATGTTCTCGCTGATCATTTATATTGAAGACAAAATGTATCACAGCCCGCGCGATCAGAAAAAATGTTGCACCATTGATGAAGGTTGGAAACTGCTGAACTTCAAAAATGCCAAAGTCGGCGCTTTTATCGAAACGGGTTACCGTACCGTGCGTCGCCACCTGGGTTCATTTATCACTATCAGCCAGAACATCAAGGATTTTGATGCCGATGATGCGTCGACGGCAGCTAAAGCAGCGTGGGGTAATTCTGCTTTTAAGTTGGTGCTTAAACAAGATACGGCCGAATTCAAAGCCTATAACCAAAGTCGACCGGATCAGTTTAGTGAACTGGAACGTTTAGTCATCAGTCGATTTGGTGATGCAAAAGCGCAATGGTTTAGCGCTTTTATGCTGCGCATTAATGATAGCCGTTCATTTCACCGGCTGTTTGTCGATCCCCTCAGTCGTGCCATGTTCAGCTCGAATGGGCGTGATTTTGAATTTATCCGTGATCAACGCCGCAAAGGGGTGGATATCCACGCCGCTGTTTATGCCTTGGCACAACGTAACTTCCCTGAGGAAATGGAGGCGCTGGAATTATGGCCAACAATAGCGTAA
- the traN gene encoding type-F conjugative transfer system mating-pair stabilization protein TraN, which translates to MKKSSRTGWHRGITMICWVFAVNSQANDQYNRGADYARQIQNQGTAAMQAFKPNEVLLHYNAETPEKNHYGGVTAPRADLVEQGNAALTGSEVGKAITASLLNNPKEKLSMEAPFISVGREAQNTAEQVTDGRFDGCQMQRVSHTEFTQHVCNRDTRVEQTCSRKATLTGEWTNRVKVVTRSYNLENLPFYHKDENTHTVITPDVTGDIIEAGYRYENWYSNAELTVNLLGTSFIYRTWGSVNQPFWPTVTALQAGKPFEAVHSWYRSGGWRWFVRPVKVTIMLTIKVDHLVFTPRIAWSEHCPFSKLEGALSKTECIEKRGDRTLHKEGKTYTLSSDCWAYRDSYITQTATQGTCAEYVNNPACTLATRQCDYRLDGFCLHENATYSCEHKTLRTGMLCGGQFFCQDGRCAQSAAAKNNLFQQAVAKLAAVAAAGKDAATSNSTDVRAFTGRPQSCKKFAVGFNNCCQDTGWGNDLGLASCSSEEKALGQAKARRLTVDVGEYCSQKVLGVCLEKKRSYCLFDSKLAQIVQQQGRQWQLGIGFGEAKSPDCRGISANELQRIHFDNLDFSHFYADLQKGSNIPEDNQLMQRVQQQMQHQINRRSPGGK; encoded by the coding sequence ATGAAAAAAAGCAGCAGAACAGGATGGCATAGGGGGATTACGATGATTTGCTGGGTATTTGCCGTCAATAGTCAGGCCAATGATCAATATAACAGAGGGGCAGACTATGCTAGACAGATACAAAATCAAGGCACCGCCGCCATGCAAGCCTTTAAGCCCAATGAGGTGTTACTCCATTACAACGCAGAGACGCCGGAAAAAAACCATTACGGCGGTGTGACGGCACCACGTGCGGATCTCGTTGAACAAGGTAATGCCGCTTTAACGGGATCGGAGGTTGGCAAAGCGATTACCGCCTCTCTGCTTAATAATCCAAAAGAAAAGCTCTCAATGGAGGCGCCTTTTATCTCTGTAGGTAGAGAGGCACAAAATACCGCTGAGCAAGTGACAGACGGGCGTTTTGACGGTTGTCAGATGCAACGCGTTTCTCACACCGAATTCACCCAGCATGTTTGTAACAGAGATACACGGGTTGAGCAGACCTGTAGCCGGAAAGCCACCCTCACGGGGGAGTGGACAAACCGTGTTAAGGTGGTTACCCGCTCATATAACCTTGAAAACCTCCCTTTCTACCATAAAGATGAAAATACTCATACTGTTATCACACCTGATGTGACAGGAGACATCATCGAGGCAGGGTATCGCTATGAAAATTGGTACAGCAACGCGGAACTGACAGTAAATCTGCTGGGAACATCATTTATTTACCGTACTTGGGGTAGCGTTAACCAACCATTTTGGCCAACAGTGACAGCGTTGCAGGCGGGGAAGCCATTTGAGGCAGTGCACTCGTGGTACCGCAGTGGGGGTTGGCGTTGGTTTGTACGCCCCGTAAAGGTGACGATAATGCTCACCATCAAAGTGGATCATCTTGTTTTTACTCCCCGTATTGCCTGGTCAGAACACTGCCCCTTCAGCAAGTTGGAGGGGGCGTTAAGCAAAACCGAGTGTATCGAGAAGAGGGGTGATCGCACTCTTCACAAAGAAGGCAAGACTTATACTCTTTCCAGCGACTGCTGGGCTTATCGCGATAGCTATATCACTCAGACTGCGACACAGGGGACGTGCGCTGAGTATGTTAACAATCCAGCCTGCACGCTTGCTACGCGTCAATGTGATTACCGTCTTGACGGCTTTTGTCTGCACGAAAACGCGACCTATTCCTGTGAACATAAAACCTTGCGGACAGGCATGCTGTGTGGCGGCCAGTTTTTTTGTCAGGATGGCCGTTGTGCTCAATCCGCGGCAGCTAAAAATAATCTGTTTCAGCAAGCGGTTGCAAAGTTAGCGGCGGTGGCCGCGGCAGGCAAAGATGCCGCCACCTCAAACAGTACAGATGTCAGGGCGTTTACCGGTAGACCGCAATCGTGCAAGAAGTTTGCGGTGGGTTTTAACAATTGTTGTCAGGATACGGGCTGGGGCAATGATCTTGGCTTGGCCAGTTGCAGCAGTGAAGAAAAAGCATTAGGCCAGGCCAAAGCACGTAGACTCACCGTGGATGTCGGTGAATATTGCAGTCAAAAAGTCCTTGGCGTGTGCCTGGAAAAAAAACGCAGTTACTGCCTGTTTGATTCTAAATTAGCGCAAATTGTTCAGCAGCAAGGCCGCCAGTGGCAGTTAGGTATCGGATTTGGTGAGGCTAAATCGCCAGATTGCCGGGGTATCAGTGCCAATGAATTACAACGCATTCATTTCGATAATCTGGATTTCAGTCATTTCTATGCGGATCTGCAAAAAGGTTCAAACATCCCCGAAGATAACCAGCTCATGCAACGGGTTCAACAACAAATGCAGCATCAGATTAACCGCCGTAGCCCCGGAGGGAAATGA
- the traV gene encoding type IV conjugative transfer system lipoprotein TraV, with amino-acid sequence MKHFFLLAVGGSILLLTGCAGVSGDFECDATTRDRCMTMEQANQKARQQEKTSKGKQAVASLPGLVNLSPSASDAAPAVLPSRQQTEMLTATVLPPMTASPLLAAPQCPAHRCHLKKKMRAQRTTEKIAHLWIAPWIDAEGALHQPGKISFVVGSAHWQLPQAMD; translated from the coding sequence ATGAAGCATTTTTTTTTACTCGCTGTGGGGGGCAGTATTTTGCTACTGACAGGCTGTGCGGGGGTCAGTGGTGATTTTGAGTGTGATGCCACCACGCGCGATCGTTGTATGACGATGGAGCAAGCCAATCAAAAAGCACGTCAGCAGGAAAAAACCAGCAAGGGAAAACAAGCGGTGGCCAGCCTGCCTGGCCTGGTTAACCTGTCACCATCGGCTTCTGATGCGGCACCTGCTGTATTACCATCGCGTCAACAAACGGAGATGTTAACCGCTACGGTATTACCTCCAATGACAGCCTCCCCCCTTTTAGCCGCACCACAGTGTCCAGCACATCGCTGTCATCTCAAGAAAAAAATGCGTGCCCAACGTACCACAGAGAAGATAGCGCACCTCTGGATTGCCCCGTGGATCGACGCAGAGGGAGCATTGCACCAACCGGGCAAGATTTCGTTTGTCGTCGGCTCTGCTCACTGGCAGTTACCACAGGCCATGGATTAA
- the traU gene encoding conjugal transfer pilus assembly protein TraU: MVFTGRVNATAAECEGRFVNPITDICWQCLFPISIGSIAVTSGIAPDTANPSSPIQLCPVGGLYRVGLAIGYWEPMALTDVTRSPYCMVNLGGFSLDIGKVGTGTAGQSDKPAAGAFYHVHWYKYPLTYWLNIITSAGCLQGGDMDIGYLSELDPMWNDSALSLVIHPEAMLFNNLIAQGACAADAMASAVGKPIDALFWCAGSHGSLYPFTGYTSNEFSPLQSSVLLSERMAFKLHRQGLMMNSIGADHAVCFEYPSPIMPKARWRYQMVNKYPDVAQCHPFGRTVMKWQSGHNLPHDRKNFGYLLWRKRNCVFL; this comes from the coding sequence ATGGTGTTCACCGGCAGAGTCAATGCGACCGCCGCAGAATGTGAGGGAAGATTTGTTAACCCGATCACTGATATTTGCTGGCAATGCCTTTTTCCGATTTCGATTGGCAGTATTGCGGTGACCTCGGGTATTGCGCCTGACACAGCGAATCCCTCCAGCCCTATCCAGCTTTGTCCGGTTGGCGGGCTGTATCGGGTTGGATTGGCCATCGGTTATTGGGAGCCCATGGCGTTGACAGACGTCACGCGCTCGCCTTATTGCATGGTTAATCTGGGCGGTTTTAGCTTAGATATTGGTAAAGTGGGGACAGGAACCGCGGGTCAGAGCGATAAACCGGCAGCAGGGGCTTTCTACCATGTGCATTGGTATAAATATCCGCTGACCTATTGGCTGAACATCATCACCTCGGCAGGGTGTTTGCAAGGGGGTGATATGGATATTGGCTATCTGAGTGAACTGGATCCGATGTGGAATGATAGCGCACTCTCCCTGGTTATTCATCCGGAAGCGATGTTGTTTAATAATCTGATCGCGCAAGGCGCCTGTGCCGCTGATGCCATGGCGAGCGCAGTTGGCAAACCGATTGATGCCCTTTTCTGGTGTGCGGGCAGTCACGGTAGTCTCTACCCGTTCACGGGTTACACCTCTAACGAATTTAGCCCCCTGCAATCCTCTGTGCTGCTATCTGAGCGGATGGCATTCAAATTACATCGCCAAGGACTGATGATGAACAGTATTGGTGCTGATCACGCTGTCTGTTTTGAATACCCCTCCCCCATCATGCCGAAAGCGCGTTGGCGCTATCAAATGGTAAACAAGTACCCGGATGTTGCGCAGTGCCATCCGTTTGGCCGCACAGTAATGAAGTGGCAAAGCGGACATAACCTGCCACATGATCGCAAAAATTTTGGCTATCTCCTGTGGCGTAAACGTAACTGTGTATTTTTGTGA